In Streptomyces sp. P3, one DNA window encodes the following:
- a CDS encoding head-tail connector protein — protein sequence MALLTLAEAKAQLNLTTDTDDAELQTYVDAVTAPIEEYIGPVEPREVAERHDAESGRRILVLRTTPVLSLTSVEPLLDGDVAYPVDGLVLDPDTGEVRRRDRGWFRGLLLLTVQAGRAQTPTTVNLAARMLVQHLWRTQRPPRSGGLAGGGEDYSVGQPIPGFGYAVPNRVLELLAPYRLPPGVA from the coding sequence GTGGCGCTGTTGACTCTGGCCGAGGCCAAGGCCCAGCTCAACCTGACCACCGACACCGACGACGCCGAGCTGCAGACGTACGTCGACGCGGTCACCGCGCCGATCGAGGAGTACATCGGTCCGGTGGAGCCGCGCGAGGTGGCCGAGCGGCACGACGCGGAATCCGGGCGCCGCATCCTGGTGCTGCGCACAACGCCGGTCCTGTCGCTGACGTCGGTGGAACCGCTCCTCGACGGCGACGTCGCCTACCCGGTCGACGGTCTGGTCCTGGACCCGGACACCGGGGAAGTGCGCCGCCGGGACCGGGGATGGTTCCGCGGCCTGCTGCTGCTCACCGTGCAGGCCGGGCGGGCCCAGACGCCGACGACGGTCAACCTGGCGGCACGGATGCTCGTTCAGCACCTGTGGCGCACCCAGCGCCCGCCCCGCAGCGGCGGGCTGGCCGGCGGCGGCGAGGACTACAGCGTCGGCCAGCCCATCCCGGGGTTCGGCTACGCGGTTCCCAACCGGGTGCTCGAGCTCCTCGCCCCGTACCGACTTCCCCCAGGAGTGGCGTAG